TGGCCAGTGGGCAGCGCGGCGCGAACGGGCACCCGGGCGGCAGCGCGGCCATCGACGGCGGCGCCCCGGGGATCGGCACCAGCCGCGCGCCCTGCGCCGCGTCGAGCCGCGGGACCGAGCCGAGCAGGCCGACGGTGTAGGGCATCCGCCGGTCGGCGTAGAGGGTCGGCACCGGCGCGACCTCCACGGCGCGGCCGGCGTACATCACCAGCGCGCGGTCAGCGAACTCGGCGACGACGCCGAGGTCGTGGGTGATGATCAGCACGCCCGCGCCCGTCACGTCGCGGGCGGTCTTGAGCACTTCGAGGATCTGCGCTTGCACGGTGACGTCGAGCGCGGTGGTCGGCTCGTCGCAGATCAGCAGGTCGGGGTCGTTGGCGATCGCGATGGCGATCACCACCCGCTGGCGTTCTCCGCCGGACAGCTCATGCGGGAAGGACTTGGCGCGGCGCTCGGGCTGCGCGATGCCGACCAGTTCGAGTAGTTCGACGGCGCGTGTGCGGGCCGCCTGCTTGCCGACCCCGCGCTGATGGATCTCGATCGCCTCGGCGATCTGGTCGCCGACGGTGTAGACCGGCGTCAGCGCCGACATCGGGTCCTGGAAGACGGTGCCGATCGCCTTGCCGCGGATCGCCGACATCCGCTGATCGGACAGCCCGACCAGTTCGTCGCCGTGCAGGCGGATGGACCCGGACACGTCGGCGTACTCGGGCAGCAGCCCGACGACGGCCATCGCGCTGGCGGACTTGCCCGCCCCCGACTCGCCGACCAACGCGACGACCTCGCCCTTGTCGACGGTGAAGTTCATGCCGCGCACCGCGTTGACCGGGGCGGCGTCGGTCGGGAACGCGACGGTCAGGTCGCGCACCTCGAGCAGGCTCATCGCGACCGCCTCCGGAGCCGCCGCGCACTGGGGTCCAGCGCGTCGCGCAGACCGTCACCGACGAGGTTGGCGCACAGGATGATCAGCACCAGCACGCCCGCCGGGAACAGGAACAACCACGGAAACGTCGTCGCCGACTTGGTGCCGTCGGCGATCAACGTGCCCAGCGACACGTCGGGCGGCTGGATGCCGAAACCCAGGAAGCTCAGCCCGGTTTCGGCCAGCACCGCGACGCCGACGTTGAGCGCGGTGTCGATGATGATGATCGACGCGACGTTGGGCAGGATGTGGCGGACGATGATGCGCGCGTCGCGCACCCCCATATACCGTGCGGCGGCGACGAATTCGCGGTCCCGCAGGCTCATCGTCATCCCGCGCACGATGCGGGAGCTGACCATCCAGCTGAAGATCGACAGCAGCACGATCATCCAGATGATGTCACCCTTGGTGCGCTGCACCACGATCGAGATCAGCAGGAAGCTCGGCACCACCAGCATCAGGTCGACCAGCCACATCAACACCGGGTCGCGCCAGTCGGTGAAGTAACCGGCGATCGTGCCGACCGTCGCGGCGATGATCGTGGAGATGAACGCGACGCACACCCCGATCAGCAACGATTTCTGCATGCCCCGCAGGGTTTGGGCGAGCAGGTCCTGGCCCAGCGCGTTGGTGCCGAACCAGTGCTGCGGGCTCGGCGGCTGCTGCAGCGCGTAGAAGTCCAGATCGCTGTAGCTGTACGGCAGCAACCCGGGCAGGGCGTAGCACCCCACGAACATCACCAGCAGCAGCGCCAGCGACACCACCGCGGGTTTGTTGCGCACGAAGCGGCGGAACACCAGCGTGCGCCGCGATGCGAAACCCGCGGTGCGGACGCCGGACTGGGCGCTGGTGGCCGACTGGGATTCGGTCATGACATCCGCACTCTCGGGTCCAGGGCGGCATAGACCACGTCGGACAGCAGCCCGGCCAACAGGATCATCACCGCCGACAGCACCGTGATCGCGGCGACGATGTTGATGTCCTGGCTACCGATGCCGGTGATGATCCATTCCCCGACGCCGTGCCAGCCGAAGATCTTCTCGGTGAACACCGCGCCGGTGACCAGCCCGGCGACGCTGTAGGCGAACAGCGTCGCCATCGGGATCAGCGCCGTGCGCAGTCCGTGCTTGA
The window above is part of the Mycolicibacterium rutilum genome. Proteins encoded here:
- a CDS encoding ABC transporter permease, with the protein product MTESQSATSAQSGVRTAGFASRRTLVFRRFVRNKPAVVSLALLLVMFVGCYALPGLLPYSYSDLDFYALQQPPSPQHWFGTNALGQDLLAQTLRGMQKSLLIGVCVAFISTIIAATVGTIAGYFTDWRDPVLMWLVDLMLVVPSFLLISIVVQRTKGDIIWMIVLLSIFSWMVSSRIVRGMTMSLRDREFVAAARYMGVRDARIIVRHILPNVASIIIIDTALNVGVAVLAETGLSFLGFGIQPPDVSLGTLIADGTKSATTFPWLFLFPAGVLVLIILCANLVGDGLRDALDPSARRLRRRSR